The proteins below are encoded in one region of Cololabis saira isolate AMF1-May2022 chromosome 13, fColSai1.1, whole genome shotgun sequence:
- the LOC133457912 gene encoding butyrophilin subfamily 3 member A3-like, producing MINLWILVLFASTCSAAPVSEIITVSARSHNSVEQGQTATLPCWVNPSQSAEDLEVRWYRGDRFDTPVMLRKAKKFVHETQESSYNGRVSFGVKDAASGGLKTGDVSLQLVNVTIGDEGVYTCYISREFSHDSTTASLSVTVTGNPPLLSAVWKEDNVVNVSCESEGWYPQPVLRWSDGTKDLNRENPMYSRLSSGLYSVRSWLTVPTSSEVSCSVGLHDEHMQRARMRLEHHQRDSSSGGWVAFGILFSIVLAGLVLGAVYLKKKGTHQGIKNTNSNEETKGLLSKENQALSAARQCYVNVKLEDAKSEFIIIRGNKVRDSGKCPDGDEVTCLTAIKGTPGFSSGQHYWEVSLGHAYLEPKKSWWIGVTSAAEITSNFSPNTSNGFWFLSSSPNIENTLQFNTEPRICLPIQSRPKKVGVYLDYDKGVLSFYDVEDERLISSLATVFIKEVFPFFNPGTTDHAVMEILQRTEQINDAVTEKST from the exons ATGATTAATTTGTGGATCTTGGTGCTGTTTGCGTCCACATGTTCGGCGGCTCCTG TTTCAGAGATCATCACAGTTTCTGCTAGGTCTCACAACTCAGTGGAACAAGGCCAAACAGCGACATTACCCTGCTGGGTCAATCCATCCCAAAGTGCTGAGGATCTGGAGGTTCGATGGTATCGTGGCGATCGCTTTGACACCCCTGTCATGCTTCGCAAGGCAAAAAAATTTGTCCATGAAACCCAGGAATCTTCATATAATGGCAGAGTCTCATTTGGCGTAAAGGACGCAGCGTCCGGAGGGCTGAAGACGGGTGACGTCAGCCTGCAGCTGGTAAACGTTACTATTGGAGATGAAGGAGTTTACACGTGTTACATCAGCAGGGAGTTCTCACATGATAGCACAACTGCAAGTCTGAGTGTCACAG TCACGGGAAACCCCCCGCTTCTGTCTGCAGTGTGGAAAGAAGATAATGTGGTGAATGTGAGCTGTGAATCTGAGGGCTGGTATCCACAGCCGGTGCTACGCTGGTCGGACGGAACAAAAGATCTTAACCGtgaaaatccgatgtacagcaGGCTCTCGTCGGGTCTGTACTCGGTCCGCAGCTGGCTTACTGTCCCCACGTCGTCTGAGGTGTCCTGCTCCGTCGGCCTCCATGATGAGCACATGCAGAGGGCCAGGATGCGTCTGGAACATCATCAAAGGG actCCTCGTCAGGTGGATGGGTGGCTTTTGGGATACTCTTCAGTATCGTATTAGCCGGCCTTGTATTAGGAGCTGTGtacttaaaaaagaaaggtacACACCAAG ggATTAAAAACACTAACTCCAATGAAG agACTAAAGGACTTTTATCTAAAG AGAATCAAGCGCTATCAGCAGCTCGCCAGTGCTACG TAAATGTTAAACTTGAGGACGCAAAAAGTGAATTCATCATAATCAGAGGTAATAAAGTGAGGGACAGTGGTAAATGTCCAGATGGAGATGAAGTCACCTGTCTCACAGCTATCAAAGGAACGCCTGGCTTCTCCTCCGGACAACACTACTGGGAAGTTTCTTTGGGACATGCATACCTAGAGCCCAAGAAGTCCTGGTGGATAGGAGTTACGAGTGCAGCTGAAATCACTTCAAATTTTTCTCCAAACACATCCAACGGGTTCTGGTTTCTGTCTTCTTCTCCCAACATAGAAAACACTTTACAGTTTAACACAGAGCCAAGGATATGTCTCCCCATTCAGTCGAGACCAAAAAAAGTTGGGGTGTATTTGGATTATGACAAGGGAGTGCTTTCTTTTTATGATGTGGAAGATGAAAGGTTAATCAGCTCTTTGGCCACTGTGTTTATTAAGGAAGTGTTTCCGTTTTTCAACCCGGGGACAACTGACCATGCAGTTATGGAGATACTACAAAGAACAGAGCAGATCAATGATGCAGTTACAGAAAAGTCAACATAA